In one window of Ruminococcus hominis DNA:
- the cas8c gene encoding type I-C CRISPR-associated protein Cas8c/Csd1: MSWINELIELYEKNSDKIGVIEYRRDIPYVLLPPFHTTVTAQITVTIDQDGNFVRAEQVDQNDKLTIIPVTEKSGSRTAGKEPHPLCDNLRYLAGDYKKYYKDDGVCSELYISQLEEWVESDYCHEKVRAVYEYLKKSTLIQDLVAHKIIKLNEENQIDEKENIQGIPQPKAFVRFIIRSFDEKIYQETPDECWKDRTLQECYIEYVRSQEKEKGICYLTGNMESISYLHSKKIRNEGDGAKLISANDSQNFTYRGRFTSKEEAFAVGNETSQKAHNALKWIIRKQGTFFDTMTIVTWESNQLNMPKWERDTEAIVSEYEREGVENAEDDWEDDWSTDEIVSDGNPITADKFYKALRGYGKKIDNTSNMILLAFDAATPGRIALIENKELNSARYLKNIEKWHNDCNWIHTKWKDGERIQFAGMVGVKDIADILYGIENKGTVSIVDANGKKLYAQVAQRLLPCIWNGTRVPYDYVMLAVSKASNPLAYKERRNWERVLTLACSFVKKDKKDRYKEEWNVALDKTSKDRNYLYGRLLAVADKVEYSTYDEKDSGRITNAKRYMSAFAQRPFETWEVIEKNIQSYMPKLKIAERIFYENLLHEIYHKFNIEKFEDNSKLNGLFLLGFHSQAYDLKLKKEKSEEKEERSEE; the protein is encoded by the coding sequence TTGAGTTGGATAAACGAACTGATTGAGTTGTATGAGAAAAATAGCGATAAGATTGGAGTTATCGAATATCGAAGAGATATCCCTTATGTACTTCTTCCACCATTTCATACAACTGTAACAGCACAGATAACGGTAACGATAGACCAAGATGGTAATTTTGTTCGTGCAGAACAGGTGGATCAGAACGACAAATTGACGATTATACCAGTTACAGAAAAATCGGGAAGTCGTACAGCCGGAAAAGAGCCACATCCATTATGTGATAATTTGAGGTATCTTGCCGGTGACTATAAAAAATATTATAAAGACGATGGAGTATGTAGCGAGCTATATATTTCACAGCTTGAAGAATGGGTAGAATCAGATTATTGTCATGAAAAGGTCAGAGCAGTTTATGAGTATTTAAAAAAATCGACATTAATTCAAGACTTAGTTGCACATAAAATTATAAAGCTTAATGAAGAAAATCAAATAGATGAGAAAGAAAATATTCAAGGGATTCCACAGCCAAAAGCTTTTGTACGATTTATTATACGGTCATTTGATGAGAAAATATATCAGGAAACTCCGGATGAATGTTGGAAAGACAGAACCTTGCAGGAATGTTATATAGAATATGTTAGGTCACAGGAAAAAGAAAAAGGTATATGTTATTTGACAGGAAATATGGAATCTATTTCTTATCTTCATTCAAAGAAAATCAGAAATGAAGGTGATGGAGCGAAGCTGATTTCTGCAAATGACAGTCAAAATTTCACCTATCGAGGACGTTTTACAAGTAAAGAAGAGGCATTTGCAGTAGGAAATGAGACCTCGCAAAAAGCACACAATGCTTTGAAGTGGATTATTCGAAAACAAGGCACTTTTTTCGATACTATGACAATTGTGACATGGGAGTCAAACCAATTAAACATGCCAAAATGGGAGAGAGATACTGAAGCAATTGTATCTGAGTATGAAAGGGAAGGTGTTGAAAATGCTGAGGATGATTGGGAAGATGACTGGTCTACAGATGAGATTGTATCCGATGGAAATCCAATCACCGCTGATAAGTTTTATAAGGCACTAAGAGGCTATGGGAAAAAGATAGATAATACTTCGAACATGATTTTACTTGCTTTTGATGCGGCAACGCCCGGTCGGATAGCATTGATTGAAAATAAAGAACTGAATTCTGCCAGATATCTGAAAAATATAGAAAAATGGCATAACGATTGCAATTGGATTCATACAAAATGGAAAGATGGAGAAAGAATACAATTTGCGGGAATGGTTGGGGTCAAAGATATTGCAGATATTTTATATGGTATTGAGAATAAGGGAACAGTGTCTATAGTGGATGCTAATGGTAAAAAACTCTATGCACAAGTAGCACAAAGATTGCTTCCATGTATATGGAATGGCACTAGGGTTCCGTATGATTATGTGATGCTTGCAGTATCAAAGGCATCCAATCCATTAGCATATAAGGAACGAAGAAATTGGGAAAGAGTTTTGACATTAGCATGTTCGTTTGTAAAAAAGGATAAAAAGGATAGATATAAGGAGGAATGGAACGTGGCATTAGATAAAACATCAAAAGACAGAAATTATTTATATGGAAGATTATTGGCGGTGGCAGATAAGGTGGAATATTCGACATACGATGAAAAAGATAGTGGAAGGATTACAAATGCAAAAAGGTATATGAGTGCATTTGCACAGAGACCATTTGAAACATGGGAAGTGATAGAAAAAAATATCCAGTCATATATGCCTAAATTGAAAATTGCAGAAAGAATATTTTATGAGAATTTATTACATGAAATTTATCATAAATTTAATATAGAAAAATTTGAAGATAATAGCAAATTAAATGGGTTATTTTTGCTTGGTTTTCACAGTCAGGCCTATGATTTGAAATTAAAGAAAGAGAAGTCCGAAGAAAAAGAAGAAAGGTCAGAAGAGTAA
- the cas5c gene encoding type I-C CRISPR-associated protein Cas5c — MKKYRNTIEFEVYGTYALFSEPVMRVGGEKTSYHIPTYEALKGITESIYWKPTIIWCIDAVRVMNPIQTETKGIRPIAYNGGNELAYYTYLKDVRYQVRAHFEMNLNHPELEQDRNENKHHNIAKRMVKRGGRRDIFLGTRECQAFVEPCVFGEGESYYDTMPGEVGYGFMYHGITYAEEAILDEDKDQMTVRFWRPVMKKGGIIEFTRPEDCTEKRHIRPMERKVFGKEENNFVGLEEFTDEEVED; from the coding sequence GAAATACAATAGAGTTTGAAGTGTATGGAACATATGCGCTTTTTTCAGAACCGGTTATGAGAGTGGGAGGAGAAAAGACAAGCTATCATATTCCGACTTATGAAGCATTAAAAGGAATTACGGAAAGTATTTACTGGAAGCCTACGATTATTTGGTGCATTGACGCGGTAAGAGTAATGAATCCAATTCAGACTGAGACTAAAGGAATTCGACCGATTGCATACAATGGTGGAAATGAACTGGCATATTATACTTATTTAAAAGATGTGAGATATCAGGTGCGGGCACATTTTGAGATGAATCTCAATCATCCGGAGCTGGAGCAGGATAGAAATGAAAACAAGCATCATAATATTGCGAAAAGGATGGTAAAACGAGGTGGTCGCAGAGATATTTTCTTGGGAACAAGGGAATGTCAGGCGTTTGTGGAACCATGTGTATTTGGCGAAGGCGAGAGTTATTACGATACAATGCCGGGAGAAGTGGGTTATGGATTTATGTATCATGGGATTACTTATGCGGAAGAGGCAATTCTGGATGAAGATAAAGACCAAATGACAGTGCGTTTCTGGAGACCGGTAATGAAAAAGGGTGGAATTATAGAATTTACCAGACCGGAGGATTGTACGGAGAAAAGACATATCCGTCCAATGGAAAGAAAAGTATTTGGAAAAGAAGAGAATAATTTTGTGGGATTAGAAGAGTTTACAGATGAGGAGGTGGAAGATTGA